In one Rutidosis leptorrhynchoides isolate AG116_Rl617_1_P2 chromosome 8, CSIRO_AGI_Rlap_v1, whole genome shotgun sequence genomic region, the following are encoded:
- the LOC139862976 gene encoding cyclin-dependent kinase inhibitor 4-like yields the protein MGKYMLRNLNSNGDVSLLDTSSYGGVRTRAKTLALRKASGSYIQLRNRRLVKPTTTIRQKDKLCDVKSSKKSADVGSCVDSEKLDDVKESEIRVSEDLRIGGEDSIGENVLEIEYKGRSTRETTPCNLIRDPDTISTPGSSTKRTYSIDLNYRVQSSAPSLVPLTVEMDELFTEPEKQQQRLFVEKYNFDPVNDKPLPGRFEWVKMDGTKNVE from the exons ATGGGTAAATACATGTTGAGAAACTTAAATTCGAACGGCGACGTTTCATTACTTGACACCTCATCATACGGCGGTGTCCGTACCCGTGCCAAAACCCTAGCTCTCCGTAAAGCTTCCGGTTCTTACATTCAACTTCGTAATCGCCGTTTGGTCAAACCGACGACCACTATACGACAAAAGGATAAATTATGTGATGTGAAATCCAGTAAAAAGTCTGCTGATGTTGGTTCGTGTGTTGATTCTGAGAAATTGGATGATGTTAAAGAGAGTGAAATTAGGGTTTCTGAAGATTTGAGAATTGGTGGTGAAGATTCAATTGGTGAGAACGTTTTGGAAATTGAATATAAAGGAAG GAGCACCCGAGAGACCACACCGTGCAATTTAATTAGGGATCCGGATACTATAAGTACTCCTGGTTCATCTACAAAACGGACGTATTCTATTGATTTGAATTACCGAGTCCAAAGTTCAGCACCGAGTCTCGTCCCTTTAACAGTTGAAATGGATGAATTGTTCACTGAGCCAGAAAAGCAGCAGCAACGACTCTTTGTTGAAAA GTACAACTTTGACCCGGTGAATGATAAGCCACTCCCTGGACGTTTTGAGTGGGTGAAAATGGATGGTACCAAAAATGTTGAATAA